A genomic region of Oryza glaberrima chromosome 1, OglaRS2, whole genome shotgun sequence contains the following coding sequences:
- the LOC127760160 gene encoding uncharacterized protein At4g37920-like produces MAARSLGPPPLHALAATRQAPRCPPAAAAPPTHGYRRGAAALSGRRGRHTLSSIQLMHAVRGGDLQVEPNMLHSPKPLMSTRRGCVASPTIANVDDCTEGEGALGYTMTQICDKFIEFFMYKKPQTKDWRKVLVFREEWERYRPYFYKHCQARIDMENDSSMKQKLVVLARKVKKIDNEIEKHMELFTQLRENPTDINAIVARRRKDFTGGFFQHLNFLVNAYNGLDERDAIARLGAKCLSAIHAYDCTLEQLDLDSAQSKFDDILNSSSLDDACDKIKSLAKTKELDSSLILLINRAWAAAKDSTTMKNEVKDIMCHIYTTTKESLKSISPPEMKLLKYLLNIEDPEERFGALATAFSPGVEHEAKDEDALYTTPNELHKWTKMMLDSYHLNKEETDFMDARKMSDPVIIQRLTLLKETIEEEYMKKYIHPEEQESEDDEDSEE; encoded by the exons atggccgcccgcTCGCTGGGTCCACCTCCTCTTCACGCTCTCGCAGCCACGCGGCAGGCTCCTCGCTGCCCcccggctgccgccgcgccgccgacccaTGGCTACCGGCGTGGAGCCGCGGCGCTCTCCGGCCGCCGGGGAAG GCATACTTTGAGTTCAATACAATTGATGCATGCTGTTAGAGGTGGCGATCTTCAAGTGGAACCAAACATGCTTCATTCCCCCAAGCCATTGATGTCCACCAGACGTG GGTGTGTGGCTAGTCCTACTATTGCTAATGTGGATGACTGCACTGAAGGTGAAGGTGCACTGGGGTACACAATGACCCAAATCTGTGATAAGTTTATTGAGTTCTTCATGTACAAGAAACCACAAACAAAGGACTGGAGAAAAGTATTGGTGTTTAGAGAGGAGTGGGAAAGATACAGACCATACTTTTACAAGCACTGTCAAGCACGTATAGATATGGAAAATGATTCTTCAATGAAGCAAAAGTTGGTTGTACTTGCTAGAAAAGTTAAGAAG ATTGACAATGAGATAGAGAAGCACATGGAACTCTTCACACAGCTCCGCGAGAATCCCACAGATATTAATGCCATTGTCGCAAGAAGACGAAAGGATTTCACTGGAGGGTTCTTCCAACATCTTAATTTTCTTGTTAATGCATATAATGGTCTTGATGAGAGAGATG CAATTGCCAGGCTTGGGGCGAAGTGCCTGTCTGCAATCCATGCATATGACTGCACACTGGAGCAGTTGGACCTTGATTCTGCTCAATCAAAGTTTGATGACATTCTGAATTCTTCTTCCCTGGATGATGCATGTGACAAGATTAAAAGCTTAGCCAAGACTAAAGAACTTGATTCGTCCTTAATTCTTCTAATAAACAGAGCGTGGGCTGCTGCAAAAGACTCTACAACTATGAAGAATGAG GTTAAAGATATAATGTGTCATATCTATACAACAACTAAGGAAAGTCTCAAGAGCATCTCGCCTCCAGAGATGAAGCTTCTGAAGTACCTATTGAATATTGAAGATCCTGAAGAGCGGTTTGGTGCTCTTGCAACAGCCTTTTCTCCAGGAGTCGAGCATGAAGCCAAGGATGAAGATGCTCTGTACAC AACTCCCAACGAACTCCACAAATGGACCAAAATGATGCTTGATTCGTACCATCTCAATAAGGAGGAGACGGATTTTATGGATGCCAGAAAGATGAGTGACCCAGTGATCATACAGAGGTTAACTTTGCTTAAAGAGACAATCGAAGAAGAATACATGAAGAAGTATATACATCCAGAGGAGCAAGAATCTGAGGACGACGAAGATTCAGAAGAGTGA
- the LOC127760563 gene encoding uncharacterized protein LOC127760563 isoform X1, with product MSVPGVASRAADRFYCPPPRRHLLHHHHHQASKAAAAAVERQPRSAAAAAKEEEETNLERFIASTAVRVPAHRLPRTSSSSRERGAAGAPPYYELADLWEAFAEWSAYGAGVPLLLNGTDGVVQYYVPFLSAIQLFAARPPSSTSGRLGEDSDGESAQDMSSESDHEHLRCRCLVNSISADQGGFSSDDSESGNQELYPVFQYMEHDAPYGRQPLADMISLLANRFPDLRTYKSCDLLPSSWISVAWYPIYRIPTGPTLQDLDACFLTFHSLSTPAEGTLSGHPETNVFHNSKIYVPGKVTLPLIGLASHKFNGSMWTSNQEHEQQLTKSLLKAADDWLCQRRVNHPDYRFFLSH from the exons ATGTCcgtccccggcgtcgcctcccgcgccgccgaccgCTTCTACtgcccgccaccgcgccgccacctgctccaccaccaccaccaccaggcgtctaaggcggcggcggcggctgtagAGAGGCAGCCgaggagcgccgcggcggcggcgaaggaggaggaggagaccaaTCTCGAGCGCTTCATCGCGTCCACGGCCGTCCGTGTTCCCGCGCATCGGCTCCCCCGG acgagctcgagctcgcggGAGAGGGGAGCGGCCGGGGCGCCGCCGTACTACGAGCTCGCGGATCTGTGGGAGGCGTTCGCGGAGTGGAGCGCCTATGGCGCCGGCGTGCCGCTCCTGCTCAATGGCACGGACGGCGTCGTGCAGTACTACGTCCCCTTCCTGTCGGCTATCCAGCTGTTCGCTgcccggccgccgtcgtcaacCTCAGG TAGACTTGGTGAAGATAGTGATGGTGAGAGTGCTCAGGATATGAGCAGTGAGAGCGACCATGAGCATTTAAGATGCCGATGTTTAGTTAACAGTATTTCTGCAGATCAAGGTGGTTTCTCCAGTGATGATAGTGAGTCTGGCAACCAGGAATTGTACCCTGTTTTCCAATATATGGAGCATGATGCACCATATGGAAGACAACCTTTAGCAGACATg ATATCATTACTTGCTAATAGGTTTCCTGATTTAAGAACATATAAGAGCTGTGATCTTCTACCATCCAGTTGGATTTCTGTAGCATG GTATCCCATATACAGGATACCGACAGGACCAACATTGCAAGATTTGGATGCTTGCTTTTTAACATTCCATTCACTATCTACACCAGCGGAAG GTACACTAAGTGGGCATCCTGAGACAAATGTTTTCCATAATAGCAAAATTTATGTTCCTGGAAAGGTCACACTGCCTCTCATTGGTCTAGCATCACACAAGTTTAATGGTTCCATGTGGACATCAAATCAAGAGCATGAGCAACAGTTAACTAAGTCGCTCCTGAAAGCTGCAGATGACTGGCTTTGCCAGCGGCGAGTCAATCATCCCGATTACCGCTTCTTCCTTTCTCACTAA
- the LOC127760563 gene encoding uncharacterized protein LOC127760563 isoform X2, whose protein sequence is MSVPGVASRAADRFYCPPPRRHLLHHHHHQASKAAAAAVERQPRSAAAAAKEEEETNLERFIASTAVRVPAHRLPRTSSSSRERGAAGAPPYYELADLWEAFAEWSAYGAGVPLLLNGTDGVVQYYVPFLSAIQLFAARPPSSTSGLGEDSDGESAQDMSSESDHEHLRCRCLVNSISADQGGFSSDDSESGNQELYPVFQYMEHDAPYGRQPLADMISLLANRFPDLRTYKSCDLLPSSWISVAWYPIYRIPTGPTLQDLDACFLTFHSLSTPAEGTLSGHPETNVFHNSKIYVPGKVTLPLIGLASHKFNGSMWTSNQEHEQQLTKSLLKAADDWLCQRRVNHPDYRFFLSH, encoded by the exons ATGTCcgtccccggcgtcgcctcccgcgccgccgaccgCTTCTACtgcccgccaccgcgccgccacctgctccaccaccaccaccaccaggcgtctaaggcggcggcggcggctgtagAGAGGCAGCCgaggagcgccgcggcggcggcgaaggaggaggaggagaccaaTCTCGAGCGCTTCATCGCGTCCACGGCCGTCCGTGTTCCCGCGCATCGGCTCCCCCGG acgagctcgagctcgcggGAGAGGGGAGCGGCCGGGGCGCCGCCGTACTACGAGCTCGCGGATCTGTGGGAGGCGTTCGCGGAGTGGAGCGCCTATGGCGCCGGCGTGCCGCTCCTGCTCAATGGCACGGACGGCGTCGTGCAGTACTACGTCCCCTTCCTGTCGGCTATCCAGCTGTTCGCTgcccggccgccgtcgtcaacCTCAGG ACTTGGTGAAGATAGTGATGGTGAGAGTGCTCAGGATATGAGCAGTGAGAGCGACCATGAGCATTTAAGATGCCGATGTTTAGTTAACAGTATTTCTGCAGATCAAGGTGGTTTCTCCAGTGATGATAGTGAGTCTGGCAACCAGGAATTGTACCCTGTTTTCCAATATATGGAGCATGATGCACCATATGGAAGACAACCTTTAGCAGACATg ATATCATTACTTGCTAATAGGTTTCCTGATTTAAGAACATATAAGAGCTGTGATCTTCTACCATCCAGTTGGATTTCTGTAGCATG GTATCCCATATACAGGATACCGACAGGACCAACATTGCAAGATTTGGATGCTTGCTTTTTAACATTCCATTCACTATCTACACCAGCGGAAG GTACACTAAGTGGGCATCCTGAGACAAATGTTTTCCATAATAGCAAAATTTATGTTCCTGGAAAGGTCACACTGCCTCTCATTGGTCTAGCATCACACAAGTTTAATGGTTCCATGTGGACATCAAATCAAGAGCATGAGCAACAGTTAACTAAGTCGCTCCTGAAAGCTGCAGATGACTGGCTTTGCCAGCGGCGAGTCAATCATCCCGATTACCGCTTCTTCCTTTCTCACTAA